A single Pirellulales bacterium DNA region contains:
- a CDS encoding Gfo/Idh/MocA family oxidoreductase — MSESGMDRSTDNSSRRDFLRTSATAALGGALAANLSVARGAHAAGSDVLKVGLIGCGGRGTGAAAQALNADPHVQLTALGDAFADRLQTSLENLRKMFAEKVAVADDHCFVGFDAYKNVIDSGVDVVILATPPHFRPAHLQAAVAAGKHVFAEKPVAVDAAGVRSVLETCAEAKKKNLSIVSGLCYRYDLAKRETIQRVHDGAVGDIVALNVNYNTGTLWMHPRKENWSDMEWQLRNWLYFTWLSGDHNTEQHVHSLDKAAWVMHDEPPVKAWGLGGRQVRTQPEYGNIYDHHAVVYEYANGVKLFSFCRQQAGCSVDVSDYVLGTKGTADLMKHTIKAGESNWRYRGEAPNMYQQEHDELFASIRSGNPINNGEFMSRSTMMAILGRMCTYTGQTITWDKAISSQEKLGPTEYKWDHLDVPLVAMPGITQFA; from the coding sequence ATGTCCGAGTCTGGAATGGATCGCAGCACCGATAACTCGTCGCGTCGTGACTTTCTACGGACTTCGGCAACGGCGGCCCTGGGCGGGGCGCTGGCCGCGAACCTGTCGGTCGCTCGCGGCGCGCATGCGGCCGGCAGCGATGTCTTGAAGGTGGGATTGATCGGCTGCGGCGGCCGTGGCACCGGCGCGGCGGCCCAGGCTTTGAACGCCGACCCGCACGTGCAATTGACGGCGCTGGGCGACGCCTTCGCCGACCGGCTGCAAACGAGCCTGGAGAACTTGCGGAAGATGTTCGCCGAGAAGGTGGCCGTGGCGGACGATCACTGCTTCGTCGGTTTCGACGCTTACAAGAACGTGATCGACAGCGGTGTCGACGTCGTGATCCTGGCCACGCCGCCTCACTTTCGGCCGGCACACTTGCAAGCCGCCGTGGCGGCCGGCAAGCACGTCTTTGCCGAGAAGCCCGTGGCCGTCGACGCGGCTGGCGTGCGCAGCGTGCTGGAAACTTGTGCCGAGGCGAAGAAGAAAAACCTGTCGATCGTTTCCGGCCTGTGTTACCGCTATGACCTGGCCAAGCGGGAAACGATCCAGCGCGTCCACGACGGCGCCGTGGGTGACATCGTAGCGTTGAACGTGAACTACAACACCGGCACGTTGTGGATGCACCCTCGCAAGGAAAACTGGAGCGACATGGAATGGCAGCTCCGCAACTGGCTGTATTTCACCTGGCTGTCGGGCGACCATAACACCGAGCAGCACGTTCACAGCCTGGACAAAGCCGCCTGGGTGATGCACGACGAGCCGCCCGTGAAGGCCTGGGGTCTGGGGGGCCGGCAAGTGCGCACGCAGCCTGAGTATGGCAACATCTACGACCACCACGCCGTCGTTTACGAATACGCCAATGGCGTGAAGCTATTTTCGTTCTGCCGGCAGCAAGCGGGTTGCAGCGTCGACGTTTCCGACTACGTGCTCGGCACGAAGGGCACGGCCGACCTGATGAAGCACACCATCAAGGCGGGCGAATCGAATTGGCGCTATCGCGGCGAAGCCCCGAACATGTACCAGCAAGAACACGACGAGCTCTTTGCTTCGATCCGCTCGGGCAACCCGATCAACAACGGCGAGTTCATGAGCCGCAGCACGATGATGGCCATTCTGGGCCGCATGTGTACTTACACGGGCCAGACGATCACCTGGGACAAGGCGATCAGCTCGCAAGAGAAGCTGGGGCCCACGGAATACAAGTGGGACCACCTGGATGTGCCGCTGGTGGCCATGCCCGGCATCACGCAGTTTGCGTGA
- a CDS encoding UvrB/UvrC motif-containing protein: MSKRQDIDHVLKGWKYEPGEVVARLTRASDGRQVLQMRIDLGVLQLEVENRPDGTRPGGAETYFDYLLGLALHEGDGFVLDEEQCAEADREFVQFYHRRMCWLALREFRRAVRDADHSLAFMDFAQSCSPNDEWTQSHEQYRPFILFHRAQALGLAELEDSGPETAVEAITAGLERLKQCYLDNGLDEEQVEEDELVERLIELGESVREHYHLGQTLAEQLAAAVAAEEFERAAQLRDEIAKRAKSRA, translated from the coding sequence ATGAGCAAGCGCCAAGACATTGACCACGTGTTGAAGGGCTGGAAGTACGAACCAGGCGAGGTTGTCGCCCGACTGACCCGGGCCAGCGACGGTCGCCAGGTGCTGCAGATGCGCATCGATCTGGGCGTCTTGCAGTTGGAGGTCGAAAACCGTCCCGACGGCACGCGGCCCGGCGGCGCCGAAACGTACTTCGACTATTTGCTTGGTCTGGCCCTCCACGAGGGGGACGGCTTCGTCCTGGACGAGGAACAGTGCGCCGAGGCGGACCGCGAATTCGTTCAGTTCTATCATCGACGCATGTGCTGGTTGGCGCTTCGTGAGTTCCGTCGGGCGGTGCGCGACGCGGATCATAGCCTGGCCTTCATGGACTTCGCGCAATCCTGCTCGCCGAACGACGAGTGGACCCAATCGCACGAGCAGTATCGCCCGTTCATCCTCTTTCATCGCGCTCAGGCATTGGGCCTGGCCGAGCTCGAGGATTCCGGGCCCGAGACGGCCGTCGAGGCGATCACCGCGGGCTTGGAGCGCCTCAAGCAGTGCTACCTGGACAACGGACTGGACGAAGAGCAGGTCGAAGAAGACGAATTGGTCGAACGATTGATCGAGCTGGGTGAGTCGGTCCGGGAGCACTATCACCTGGGGCAGACTCTGGCCGAGCAATTGGCGGCGGCCGTGGCCGCCGAGGAGTTCGAACGAGCCGCCCAGCTGCGCGACGAAATCGCCAAACGCGCCAAGAGCCGGGCTTAA